The Nitrospira sp. sequence GCCTATTCTCGTAGTGCCAACCTTGGAGTTTTTTTGCTCAGATCCTGAAGTGTTTGTCCCGCATCGGGACACGAATAAGACTCTCGTGAAAAACTTTACTGAAACCTGATCATTCACTGAACGATCAGTAACTGCACTCCAACAGAATCCCGTAACACTGAATGGGGCGAACCGGGGACTGCAGCCTCGACTCATCCTACAGTTGTTGCACAGGCGTTGATGCCGTGAACGGCGTCCATGCATTTGCAAACTACAGGTTCCTTTGAGGAAGCCGGATGACAGTTGAGATACTCACAGTCCATGGAGAAAACATATGAAAAATCTCGATGATGACAAGGGGTGTAATCCCTCGGGCAATGAACGCTTTGAGGACGTCCTTGAGGCACGGATGTCGAGGCGTAACTTACTGAAGAACGGCATCGCGACCGCCGCGTTTCTGTCCCTCGGCGGAGTGGACGCCCTCTTGCGAGCCGTGCCGGCCTCGGCACATTCAGACGGGTCCGCTCTGCTCGGGTTTCAGGGCATCCCAGTATCGGATGCCGACACCGTCGTGGTCCCCGCAGGTTACACGGCTGACGTGCTGATTGCATGGGGCGATCCGGTCTCCAACGGTCCGGCTTTCAAGCAGGATGGTAGCAACACGGCTGCAGATCAGGCGCGGCAATGGGGCATGCACAACGATGGCATCGTCTATTTCCCGATCATCGGCTCTCAGCGAGGCCTCATCTGTCAGAACAATGAATATACGGATGATGGACTGCTGTTCGACGATGGAATCGTGAACTGGGATCAGGAAAAAACCAATAAATGTCTCAACGCCCATGGTGTCTCGATCATCGAGGTGACCAAGCGAACCGGGTTTCCCTGGGACCCCAGGCGCCGTAAGGGCGAGTGGGATGTCGTCCGCCCGTCTCCGTTCGCCCGCCGGATTACCGGCATGACTCCCATGAATATCGCCGGTCCCGCCTCCGGCGATCCACGACTCCGAACAACCGCCGACACGACCGGCACTCGGGTCCTTGGCACCTTGAACAACTGTGCGATGGGAGTTACACCATGGCACACATACCTCACGTGCGAGGAAAACTTCAACGGCTACTTCATGACCAACAAGGTCGGACCACCAGACATGAGAAGCAACATCGAGAAGCGCTACGGAATCGCGCCGTTCGGAAGCGGATTCCGCCTGCATACCACGGATTTCCGGTTCAACGCCGACGCCGAACCCAACGAGCCGAACCGGTTCGGCTGGGTCGTGGAAATCGACCCGTTCCGACCTAACTCGACACCCGTAAAACGCACGGCCCTCGGGCGTCTGAAGCATGAGGGTGCATGGGTCCAAGAGACAAAAGACGGCAAGATCGTCGTCTACATGGGAGATGATGAGCGCAACGAGTATATTTACCGCTATGTCTCAAACAAACGTTGGCGGGTGGCTCGATTGCTGGGAGAAAGTCCCCTCGATGACGGGATTCTCTATGTGGCCAAATTCCACGCCGACGGGACGGGTGAATGGTTGCCTTTGACACCGAACAATCCGGCGTTGGCAGGATGGTCATTACCAGATATCCTCATCAATACGCGCGCCGCGGCGGACGCAGTCGGCGCCACCATGATGGATCGCCCGGAATGGATCGATACATTCCCTGACTCCCTGACCGTGGTCGCCACACTGACCAACAACAACCGGCGCGGCAGCACGCCGCCGTCGTCTAACGCACCGGACGGCAGCACGGTCGCCGGTTCCGCCAGACCGCCGGTCGATGCGACGAACCCTCGTTCGATTAACAACTACGGGCACATCCTTCGCTGGTACTATGCGAATGATTTCTCGGAACGGACCTTCGGATGGGATATCTTCGCCCTGTGCGGCGATCCCGCCAATCCAACTCATGGGTCCACGATCAACGGTGACAAGTATGGATCACCCGATGGGATTTACGTCGCCCCAAGTGGGCGTCTCTGGATCCAGACGGACGTCTCGACGTCCACGATCAACAGCGGGGCATATGCCGGTTTCGGGAACAACCAGATGCTCTGCGCGGACCCGACTACGCGTGAGACACGGCGTTTCCTGGTGGGCCCCAAGCAGTGCGAGATCACCGGCGTGTTTGTCACTCCGGACGAAAAGACCATGTTCGTCGGCATTCAACATCCCGGCGAGACGCCGAACGAAGCACCTAACGATCCCCTCAATCCCAAGGCGTTCAGTTCTTGGCCGGATGGTGCGGCCGGTGGACGACCGCGTTCTTCCTGTATTGTCATCACAAAGGACGATGGAGGCAAGATCGGTAGTTAGCACAGCTAGATTAAGGGGCGTGCACCAAACCGTGCACGCCCCTTAATCCGTAGTCCTTTTAACCTTGAACCGGCAATTCCCATTCTCTGCACGTCAATGGCCCGTCACTTGATCGGAATCGTCATTGAGGGCAGCTCGAAGGGTTTCCTCTGTTTCCCAGCGTCTTGGTCGATCAGCTTCAACGCCGCCAGTTGTGTCTCCAACTCTTCAATCCGCTTATTCTTCTCACGGATTTGTTTCTCGAGCGAGTGCAACCTGCTTGTTTGATCAGCAACATGAGTCCGCTTTTGTTTCACTGGACTGGTGGAAGCGGTTGCGCACGCACTCAAGACGACGCATAGCGTCACCGCACCGCTTACGACACTCCAGCTGTTCCTGCACTGTTCTTTCATACGGCGTAATTCCAGACATTCATTTCCCATGGACTGACAGTTTCTGATACCCGACTCAGCATGCCACCCATCGAAGACTTTCCTAGCGACAGAACCAGCTCGAAAGCTTTCCTCGAGAAGGGATGAGCTCATGATGCCGGGGAATTGGGGAAAGATTTCAATCGTTAGTCTTTGAGGTACTGCCACACTCGCAGGACGTCGACCGTCAGCGTCGCGCCATAGGTGGGACCATAATCCCGCTGTACGATGTTTCCCATGCTGTCGTTCCACGTTTCGAATCGCACCGGCCCGGCGGAAGCCGCTATCGCCCACGCGAACTGCTCCTGGCTCTTTCCGACAGTATTCACAAAAATTCCGGAATCCCACATGAGCGCGAATTCGATTTCCCACGTTGGAATCGTTTCACCATTCTCGGTAGTCCGATACTGACCAAAGGCCATAGAAGGCTGCACCAGTCCGGCTGTGTGCCTGATCGAGTGGAGGACGGCCCCATTGTCTTGATAACTGATCCGTCCCAGGACGGATGCCCGGAAACTCACATCGCCCCATTTTTCACTATGATACAGAGTCGGCGTGATCGGCATTCGTCGGATACCGGCGCGAAGAAACCCCTGTTGATAAATCGTGCCGACGGAGAACCCGCCGCCCACAAACATGACTTTTGGGCGAAACAAGGGAAACCAGCGCGTAATGGAACCATCGATCATGGCGTCGGTCTCTTTACGAGCGTTCACAGTTGGAACAGCTGGAAGCTGGCGAAGTTGGTGCACGAATTTATTCTGAAGAAAATTCGTGATTTCGTCACCGGTGGGGCTGATCCCCGCCGTGAGATTGGTGCTCCAGCCCTGCCAGGTTCCACCCCAATGTTGGGTCCAACTCATCGTGATCAAGTTGAAGCCAAGCGTATTGCCCACCGTGGAATCGTACTTGTTCCCTACGCCATCCGTCGGGGTGAACCGGTTGAGGGTCAGCCCTCCAGTCAATGTGGAATACTGGTCGGGGAACGACATGCTACCCCAGTGGACCGAAGGCGCAGGAGTTTCACTCCATGCCGGAGACGAGACCAGTCCTATGAGGGATAGGACACCGACAACCAACTTCCATCCTAATCGCCCCCACCAATACGTCTGTGTCATAGGAAAGGCTTCGGTCATCGGAAAAGAACCTTTCTTCGTCAATGACTGCGGACAATCGCCGATCCGGTAGGCGGGCGACCGTCTAACCTCAGGACAAACAACTTCGGCATTCTACACAAGAAGAACAGAGGTGGCGACCCCGTTGTTCGACAGTCGGCGGAGCACGACGATCTTTCGTTTTTGATGAGCCATTCTGACTACCTTGCGAGGCTTCACCCTCGACAGACCTCCTGATCCTATGCTAGCTTACGCGCTCGTTTTTCTAAATTCATGCCGGCCCACACGAAAACCATGTTTAAGAAAATCTTGATCGCCAATCGCGGTGAAATTGCCATGCGAATCATCCGTGCATGCCGCGAATTGAACATCGCCACCGCCGCGATCTATTCCGAAGCTGATTCGACCGGAATCTACGTGAAGAAAGCTGACGAGTCTTACCTTGTAGGACCAGGTCCGGTGAAGGGGTTTCTCGACAGCAAACAGATCGTCGACCTCGCTAAACGGATCGGTGCCGACGCCATCCATCCAGGATATGGATTTCTCTCTGAAAATGCGGAGTTCGCTGAGCTCTGCCAGGCGTCCGGCATTACGTTCATCGGCCCTTCGACCCATGCCATTACTCTGATGGGCAGCAAGGTCAAGGCGCGAGAACTTGCGCAACAGGTCGGTGTCCCCACCGTACCCGGCACCAAGGGTGATCTCACCGACGTGAAGGAGGCGCTGGCCTTCGCCAAGAAAACCGGCTACCCGATCATGATCAAGGCAAGCGCCGGAGGCGGAGGCCGCGGACTGCGTGTGGTCCGGTCCGATGAGGAACTCCGCGAAAACATGGAAGCCGCCTCGCGTGAAGCCCAAGCATCGTTCGGTGACGGACGGGTATTCCTCGAAAAATGCATCGAACGCCCCCACCATATCGAATTTCAGATATTGGGTGATCGCCACGGCAATATCATTCACTTAAACGAACGGGATTGCTCGATCCAGAGACGTCATCAGAAGTTGATTGAAATCGCCCCATCATTGATTCTGACTCCGAAGTTGCGTGAAGAGATGGGCCAAGCTGCCGTGACCATCGCACGAGCAGTGAATTACGACAACGCAGGGACGGTGGAGTTTCTGCTCGATCAAGACGGCCAGTTTTACTTCATCGAGATGAATCCTCGGCTTCAGGTCGAGCATACGGTGACGGAACAGATCACCGCGATCGACATCGTCCGGCATCAGATCTCCATTGCGGCGGGAAGACCGCTCGACATTCAGCAAAAGGACGTGATACTCCAAGGGCACGCGATCCAGTGCCGGATCAACGCTGAAGATCCCAAGAATAACTTTCTCCCCTGTACCGGCACCGTCACCGCCTACCTTTCTCCGGGAGGAATCGGCGTCCGTATCGACGGTGCGGTCTACAAAGATTACACCGTGTCGCCCTACTATGACGCCCTGCTGGCTAAGTTGACGGTCCGAGGCCGTACGTGGGAAGAAGCCGTAAGTCGGATGAGGCGGTCGCTCGAAGAATACGTGCTGCGTGGAGTCAAAACGACGATTCCGTTCATGGAAGCGATCATGCAGGAGCCGGACTTTATTGCCGGGCGTTTCGACACGTCCTATCTGGACACCCATCCTGAGTTGTACTCGTATCACGAATTCGAGCAGCCGGAAGATTTGGTGCTGGCCCTATCTGCCGCAATTGCCGCCTACGAAGGATTGTAACCCGGGCAACACCCCGCACAGATTCCGAGAGAGATGCACGAGACGTCATGGCGAAACGACGACCAACAGCAAAAAAACAGCAGAAAATATCCCGACCGTCCGCTCCGCTGGTCAAGACTTCAAAAAGCGCCAAGCCGCGCTCCGGTGAATTCACGATCCAACCGGCAGTCGGCAGACCGGTCCTGATCACCGACGTCGCGTTACGAGACGGTCACCAATCGTTGCTGGCGACACGGATGCGCACAGAGGACATGCTGCCCATCGCGCAAAAACTCGATGCCGTCGGCTATTGGTCGCTGGAGGTATGGGGCGGCGCCACATTCGACACCTGCCTGCGATTTTTAAAGGAAGATCCCTGGGAACGACTTCGGGCATTGCGGGCTGCGATGCCCAACACCAAGCTCCAAATGCTGCTGCGAGGGCAAAACCTTGTCGGCTACCGACATTACGCGGACGACGTGGTGGAACGATTCATCGAGCGTTCGGCCGCCAACGGGATCGATGTCTTCCGTATTTTTGACGCGCTCAATGACGTGCGGAATGTCGACCGGGCCGTGAGTGAAGTGAAGGCCTGCGGGAAACATGCCGAGGCCACCATCTGCTATACCGTCAGCCCGGTTCATAGCATCGATCGGTTCGTGGATCTCGCGAAAAAATTCGAAGATCTTGGGACAGACACCATTTGTATCAAAGATATGGCCGGCCTCCTGGCGCCGCTTGAGGCCTATCATCTGGTGCGTCGGTTGAAAGCTGCCGTCAAGGTTCCGCTCCACCTCCATTCGCATTACACGTCCGGGATGGCCTCCATGGCCTCTCTGATGGCGATACTTGGAGGCC is a genomic window containing:
- a CDS encoding PhoX family phosphatase → MKNLDDDKGCNPSGNERFEDVLEARMSRRNLLKNGIATAAFLSLGGVDALLRAVPASAHSDGSALLGFQGIPVSDADTVVVPAGYTADVLIAWGDPVSNGPAFKQDGSNTAADQARQWGMHNDGIVYFPIIGSQRGLICQNNEYTDDGLLFDDGIVNWDQEKTNKCLNAHGVSIIEVTKRTGFPWDPRRRKGEWDVVRPSPFARRITGMTPMNIAGPASGDPRLRTTADTTGTRVLGTLNNCAMGVTPWHTYLTCEENFNGYFMTNKVGPPDMRSNIEKRYGIAPFGSGFRLHTTDFRFNADAEPNEPNRFGWVVEIDPFRPNSTPVKRTALGRLKHEGAWVQETKDGKIVVYMGDDERNEYIYRYVSNKRWRVARLLGESPLDDGILYVAKFHADGTGEWLPLTPNNPALAGWSLPDILINTRAAADAVGATMMDRPEWIDTFPDSLTVVATLTNNNRRGSTPPSSNAPDGSTVAGSARPPVDATNPRSINNYGHILRWYYANDFSERTFGWDIFALCGDPANPTHGSTINGDKYGSPDGIYVAPSGRLWIQTDVSTSTINSGAYAGFGNNQMLCADPTTRETRRFLVGPKQCEITGVFVTPDEKTMFVGIQHPGETPNEAPNDPLNPKAFSSWPDGAAGGRPRSSCIVITKDDGGKIGS
- the accC gene encoding acetyl-CoA carboxylase biotin carboxylase subunit: MFKKILIANRGEIAMRIIRACRELNIATAAIYSEADSTGIYVKKADESYLVGPGPVKGFLDSKQIVDLAKRIGADAIHPGYGFLSENAEFAELCQASGITFIGPSTHAITLMGSKVKARELAQQVGVPTVPGTKGDLTDVKEALAFAKKTGYPIMIKASAGGGGRGLRVVRSDEELRENMEAASREAQASFGDGRVFLEKCIERPHHIEFQILGDRHGNIIHLNERDCSIQRRHQKLIEIAPSLILTPKLREEMGQAAVTIARAVNYDNAGTVEFLLDQDGQFYFIEMNPRLQVEHTVTEQITAIDIVRHQISIAAGRPLDIQQKDVILQGHAIQCRINAEDPKNNFLPCTGTVTAYLSPGGIGVRIDGAVYKDYTVSPYYDALLAKLTVRGRTWEEAVSRMRRSLEEYVLRGVKTTIPFMEAIMQEPDFIAGRFDTSYLDTHPELYSYHEFEQPEDLVLALSAAIAAYEGL